The Henckelia pumila isolate YLH828 unplaced genomic scaffold, ASM3356847v2 CTG_461:::fragment_3, whole genome shotgun sequence genome window below encodes:
- the LOC140872104 gene encoding uncharacterized protein: MASILSHPPTIGAFYHVKSHIKFPAARTLFSSLPIEKVCIKSESLLSCRALPQLGSSQITVSRASASDFLETIENDESPSDSAEKPVKFLLWVLLWASVSIGLYAFSGNAKAAASAPADSIRASGFGVKVANTLRASGWPDEAVVFALATLPVIELRGAIPVGYWLQLKPVALTVLSVLGNMVPVPFIILYLKKVAAFLTGKNQTASRFLDMLFERAKEKAGPVKEFQWLGLMLFVAVPFPGTGAWTGAFIASILDMPFWSGVSANFVGVVLAGLLVNLLVNLGLRYAIVTGIILFIISTFMWSILRSLKKSLSAPN; this comes from the exons ATGGCTTCCATTTTATCTCACCCACCAACCATCGGCGCATTCTATCACGTGAAGTCCCACATAAAATTCCCAGCTGCAAGAACCCTTTTTTCTTCGCTTCCGATCGAGAAAGTATGCATAAAGTCGGAATCGTTGCTGTCTTGTCGGGCTTTACCTCAACTGGGCAGTTCCCAGATTACTGTATCAAGGGCTTCAGCGAGTGATTTTCTTGAAACTATCGAAAATGACGAGTCTCCGAGTGATTCTGCGGAAAAACCAGTGAAATTTCTTTTATGGGTGCTATTATGGGCATCTGTATCCATTGGATTGTATGCGTTTTCTGGGAATGCTAAAGCTGCTGCTTCTGCGCCTGCTGATTCCATTAGGGCTTCAGGCTTTGGTGTAAAAGTTGCTAATACTTTGCGGGCTTCCGGATGGCCCGACGAGGCCGTTGTATTTGCTCTGGCGACGCTTCCGGTGATTGAGCTGCGTGGAGCAATTCCTGTTGGTTATTGGCTGCAACTCAAGCCTGTTGCGTTGACTGTGCTGTCTGTTCTTGG GAACATGGTGCCTGTGCCATTCATTATATTGTACCTGAAAAAGGTTGCGGCCTTTCTCACTGGAAAGAATCAAACTGCTTCTCGATTCCTTGACATGTTATTCGAGAGGGCCAAAGAGAAGGCCGGACCTGTCAAAGAATTTCAATGGCTCGGGTTGATGCTATTTGTGGCGGTGCCGTTCCCTGGAACTGGAGCTTGGACTGGAGCCTTTATCGCGTCTATATTGGATATGCCATTCTGGTCCGGTGTCTCAGCGAATTTCGTTGGTGTTGTATTAGCTGGCCTTCTGGTAAACTTGCTGGTTAACCTTGGACTTAGATACGCCATTGTGACCGGTATAATTCTATTCATTATCTCCACATTCATGTGGAGCATCCTCCGAAGTCTCAAGAAATCTTTATCCGCACCAAACTGA